The following coding sequences lie in one Benincasa hispida cultivar B227 chromosome 6, ASM972705v1, whole genome shotgun sequence genomic window:
- the LOC120079175 gene encoding vicilin-like seed storage protein At2g18540 produces MNEKETSSVSSQDYLQLEKASVAESDEVHQREVFSKMELEAYLGTTNHVSSSYQGFSSWKTLSDGELTLQVRTGEEGPSKGTLEEVVAERQPEVAEEKKKKKIKEKRAKEDEEAHPIKKKERSERKERMREEKRLKKEKERRKRAVSPELDGESTSIREDKGESAQLRESTQPETTKTIVINEGEEGDVTPLMWCRKENAPQGSKIDPTILQVALEEQERRRKEEDEKKKKSMRAKLIIVEGSRKRRLHDEKVRRNNEISAEEERRRLEEEQRLIAV; encoded by the exons ATGAATGaaaaagaaaccagtagtgtgaGTTCCCAAGATTACCTCCAgttagagaaagcaagtgttgctgaatCTGATGAAGTCCATCaacgagaagtgttctctaaaatggaacttgaagcttatttag gtacTACTAACCACGtcagttcttcctaccaaggatttagttcttggAAAACGTTGTCagatggagagttgactctCCAAGTccgtactggtgag GAGGGACCCTCAAAAGGTACTTTGGAGGAAGTAGTGGCGGAAAGGCAGCCTGAAGTGgctgaggagaagaagaagaagaagatcaaagagaAGAGGGCTAAAGAAGATGAGGAAGCCCATCCAATtaagaagaaagagaggagTGAAAGGAAAGAGCGCATGCGGGAGGAGAAGCGcttgaagaaggagaaagaaaggagaaagagGGCTGTGAGCCCAGAACTGGATGGAGAATCCACCTCCATAAGGGAGGACAAGGGGGAGTCGGCACAACTCAGAGAATCAACGCAACCTGAAACAACAAAAACGATTGTGATTAacgaaggagaagaaggagatgTCACCCCCTTGATGTGgtgtcgcaaggagaatgcgccgcaaggctCAAAAATAGACCCAACAATTTTGCAAGTTGCGTTAGAAGAGCaggagaggagaagaaaagaagaggatgaaaagaaaaagaaaagcatgCGGGCAAAACTCATCATCGTAGAAGGTAGTCGAAAGAGAAGATTACACGATGAGAAGGTGCGCCGCAACAATGAAATCTcggcagaagaagaaagaaggaggCTCGAAGAGGAACAACGCCTCATAGCAGTTTGA